A region from the Drosophila bipectinata strain 14024-0381.07 chromosome 3R, DbipHiC1v2, whole genome shotgun sequence genome encodes:
- the LOC108129358 gene encoding fatty acyl-CoA reductase wat isoform X2 — translation MESDIQNCFRSKTIFLTGATGFLGKVVIEKILRTTEVKRIYVLVRPKRGVDIQERMAAWSKDPIFGVLLKSKPEALQRISPIFGDCRDSNLGIREIDRRLLAAEVQIVIHGAATVRFNEPLHVALAINTRATRSMIHLAKEMKQLEVFLHISTAFSNCVLLHVEEKFYPEHLTCTSDKVLAISEMVSDEVLDQMEPALVGQFPNTYTYTKALAEDIILREACDLPVCIFRPAIRARHRLDRQHVRTDRHSIRSGQGGAPGGPN, via the exons ATGGAGTCGGATATACAAAATTGCTTTAGGAGCAAAACAATATTCCTAACAGGAGCCACAGGGTTTTTGGGAAAAG TTGTTATTGAAAAGATTCTGCGCACCACCGAAGTGAAGCGAATTTATGTACTGGTTAGACCCAAACGGGGAGTAGATATTCAGGAGCGCATGGCTGCTTGGTCCAAAGATCCG ATCTTCGGAGTGTTACTTAAATCCAAACCAGAGGCCCTACAACGTATTTCCCCCATATTCGGAGACTGCCGGGACTCAAACCTGGGTATTCGAGAGATTGACAGAAGACTGCTGGCAGCCGAAGTGCAGATCGTGATTCATGGGGCTGCTACAGTCCGGTTTAACGAACCCCTACACGTGGCTTTGGCCATTAATACTCGTGCCACGCGGTCAATGATCCACCTGGCCAAGGAAATGAAGCAACTTGAAGTCTTTTTGCACATCTCAACCGCGTTTTCTAACTGTGTTTTGTTGCACGTCGAAGAGAAGTTCTATCCCGAGCACTTGACCTGCACCTCGGACAAGGTTCTGGCCATTAGCGAGATGGTGAGTGATGAAGTGCTTGATCAGATGGAGCCGGCTTTGGTTGGGCAGTTTCCCAACACCTACACTTACACAAAGGCCCTGGCTGAGGATATCATTCTGAGGGAGGCGTGCGACCTACCCGTATGCATCTTTAGACCGGCAATCA GAGCCCGTCACCGGCTGGATAGACAACATGTACGGACCGATCGCCATTCTATACGGAGTGGCCAAGGGGGTGCTCCGGGTGGCCCTAATTAA
- the LOC108129358 gene encoding fatty acyl-CoA reductase wat isoform X1 has protein sequence MESDIQNCFRSKTIFLTGATGFLGKVVIEKILRTTEVKRIYVLVRPKRGVDIQERMAAWSKDPIFGVLLKSKPEALQRISPIFGDCRDSNLGIREIDRRLLAAEVQIVIHGAATVRFNEPLHVALAINTRATRSMIHLAKEMKQLEVFLHISTAFSNCVLLHVEEKFYPEHLTCTSDKVLAISEMVSDEVLDQMEPALVGQFPNTYTYTKALAEDIILREACDLPVCIFRPAIIIATHKEPVTGWIDNMYGPIAILYGVAKGVLRVALINKDAQASLVPVDYCANLTIACAWKTIDENQKGRRQKETPIYQLSVDDGNKLSHGDFIEYALDGRQQCPLTRTLWYPFIVCLSSPRFFPIATFFLHTIPGYFIDIVLRLRGRKPRLLNIYRRVHKMLSVLGPFSKNSWVFDMRNTDHLRELMSEEDRRMYAFDMDRLDWQAYFRNALLGMRLYLGKEAPTALSLSQGLQLSERLKIIHYSLMILLCWVAGFILFWLMKLIVKF, from the exons ATGGAGTCGGATATACAAAATTGCTTTAGGAGCAAAACAATATTCCTAACAGGAGCCACAGGGTTTTTGGGAAAAG TTGTTATTGAAAAGATTCTGCGCACCACCGAAGTGAAGCGAATTTATGTACTGGTTAGACCCAAACGGGGAGTAGATATTCAGGAGCGCATGGCTGCTTGGTCCAAAGATCCG ATCTTCGGAGTGTTACTTAAATCCAAACCAGAGGCCCTACAACGTATTTCCCCCATATTCGGAGACTGCCGGGACTCAAACCTGGGTATTCGAGAGATTGACAGAAGACTGCTGGCAGCCGAAGTGCAGATCGTGATTCATGGGGCTGCTACAGTCCGGTTTAACGAACCCCTACACGTGGCTTTGGCCATTAATACTCGTGCCACGCGGTCAATGATCCACCTGGCCAAGGAAATGAAGCAACTTGAAGTCTTTTTGCACATCTCAACCGCGTTTTCTAACTGTGTTTTGTTGCACGTCGAAGAGAAGTTCTATCCCGAGCACTTGACCTGCACCTCGGACAAGGTTCTGGCCATTAGCGAGATGGTGAGTGATGAAGTGCTTGATCAGATGGAGCCGGCTTTGGTTGGGCAGTTTCCCAACACCTACACTTACACAAAGGCCCTGGCTGAGGATATCATTCTGAGGGAGGCGTGCGACCTACCCGTATGCATCTTTAGACCGGCAATCA tcaTTGCAACTCACAAGGAGCCCGTCACCGGCTGGATAGACAACATGTACGGACCGATCGCCATTCTATACGGAGTGGCCAAGGGGGTGCTCCGGGTGGCCCTAATTAACAAGGATGCCCAGGCGAGCCTAGTGCCTGTGGACTACTGCGCCAACTTGACAATTGCCTGTGCCTGGAAAACCATCGATGAAAATCAGAAGGGTAGGAGGCAGAAGGAGACGCCGATCTACCAATTATCCGTCGATGACGGGAACAAGCTCAGTCACGGGGACTTTATCGAATACGCTCTCGACGGCCGTCAACAGTGTCCTTTGACAAGGACGCTCTGGTATCCGTTCATCGTCTGCCTGTCTAGTCCtcggtttttccctatagcaACCTTTTTTCTGCACACCATTCCCGGCTATTTCATTGACATTGTGCTCCGACTAAGAGGCCGAAAACCTCGACTTTTGAACATTTACAGGAGGGTTCATAAGATGCTTAGTGTCCTAGGACCATTCTCAAAAAACTCCTGGGTGTTTGATATGCGCAACACCGATCATCTACGCGAGCTAATGTCCGAGGAGGACCGCAGGATGTACGCCTTTGACATGGATAGGCTGGACTGGCAGGCGTACTTCCGGAATGCTCTCTTGGGCATGCGTCTCTATTTGGGCAAGGAAGCCCCAACTGCCTTGTCACTATCCCAAGGACTTCAGTTATCAGAAAG ACTCAAGATAATCCATTATTCTCTGATGATCCTTCTTTGCTGGGTAGCaggatttattttattttggttgATGAAACTtatagttaaattttaa
- the LOC108129986 gene encoding ATP synthase mitochondrial F1 complex assembly factor 1 produces the protein MACARKLLQSFVMHNSPAVTRCIAMSATRRAEEAVEKLKESNPYYSKYADKISKLQQTSAEEFLDRVERVVNPIKDGKSQARTYSELLNPKTKLDEQKAELPHKKLTDIMKLELIADKSAEEISQIWLEYHKTKEVLAATLSTSQYETLMARAKEYPVFLLPLPRSEGFEFIMLQFAANTVHFTPLLAYQVHHENAPECLTLVHYTEEQEKGVVLMRGEYDNKVLTAQEAQCLANELQMFYLKADESKLRLLETFTRKPDEFKHMDLIKEVENIQLG, from the exons ATGGCTTGTGCTCGGAAACTTCTTCAAAGTTTTGTCATGCATAACTCACCTGCCGTGACCCGGTGCATCGCCATGTCAGCTACCCGCCGCGCGGAGGAGGCCGTTGAGAAGCTGAAGGAGAGCAATCCCTATTACTCCAAGTACGCTGACAAGATATCCAAGCTACAACAAACTTCGGCGGAGGAGTTCCTAGACCGCGTCGAGCGAGTGGTGAACCCCATAAAGGATGGCAAGAGCCAGGCCAG GACCTACTCTGAGCTGTTGAACCCCAAAACCAAGTTGGATGAGCAGAAAGCTGAGCTGCCACACAAGAAGCTAACAGACATCATGAAGCTGGAGTTGATTGCCGACAAAAGCGCCGAAGAGATTTCTCAGATCTGGCTCGAATACCACAAGACTAAGGAAGTGCTGGCGGCAACGTTGAGCACCTCCCAGTACGAAACCTTGATGGCGAGGGCAAAGGAGTACCCAGTTTTCTTGTTGCCCCTGCCACGCAGCGAGGGCTTTGAGTTCATCATGCTGCAGTTTGCAGCTAACACAGTACATTTCACCCCTCTACTGGCCTATCAGGTCCACCACGAGAACGCTCCCGAATGCCTGACGCTGGTGCATTATACCGAGGAGCAGGAAAAGGGCGTAGTCCTAATGCGTGGCGAGTACGACAACAAGGTGCTTACCGCCCAGGAGGCGCAGTGCTTGGCCAACGAGCTGCAGATGTTTTACCTGAAGGCAGACGAAAGTAAGCTGCGATTGCTGGAGACCTTCACACGAAAGCCGGACGAGTTCAAACACATGGATCTCATCAAGGAAGTGGAAAACATCCAGCTGGGCTAG